One segment of Thermoanaerobacter kivui DNA contains the following:
- a CDS encoding sensor histidine kinase: MNTNAEFTYKKRLDNIVEKTIEVIESSKEQIFDILEKAKEEVRKLEAQLEELKIQVINVIKEVELCERKEKKSRLKLAFVSKQFGHLSEQAIKEAYEEAKEAQIELALKRREEKELIEKRNELERKLVDNKTIVEKAEKLASQISIALTYLNSDLKEMNTQLEQLKDKQTLSIKIIEAQEEERKRIAREIHDGPAQAMANVLLKSELCEKLIAKDIEQAKIELKNLKDIVQQSLKEVRKIIYDLRPSALDDLGLIPALSRYIKNFSEETGIFVDFTVLSDYKRLSPEIEITCFRVVQEALTNIKKHSKAEHASIKFEFGMRFISIIIKDDGIGFDKENVEQGYGLMGMKERVEILNGKFEISSFKNKGTQIYISIPIRGVEDDQVIGG; encoded by the coding sequence ATGAATACCAACGCAGAATTTACTTACAAAAAAAGGCTGGATAACATAGTCGAAAAAACTATTGAAGTAATAGAAAGTAGCAAAGAGCAAATTTTCGATATTTTGGAAAAGGCAAAAGAAGAAGTAAGGAAGTTGGAGGCACAACTGGAGGAATTAAAAATTCAAGTGATAAATGTCATAAAAGAAGTGGAGCTGTGCGAAAGAAAAGAAAAAAAGAGCAGATTAAAACTGGCTTTTGTAAGCAAACAATTTGGGCACCTCTCTGAACAGGCGATAAAAGAGGCCTATGAGGAAGCAAAAGAAGCTCAAATAGAGTTAGCCTTGAAAAGGCGAGAAGAAAAAGAGTTAATAGAAAAGAGAAACGAACTGGAAAGAAAGCTTGTTGACAATAAGACTATTGTTGAGAAAGCGGAAAAACTTGCATCACAAATTAGCATAGCTCTCACATACTTGAACAGCGATTTAAAAGAGATGAATACTCAACTTGAACAACTTAAAGATAAACAAACCTTGAGCATAAAAATTATTGAAGCGCAAGAAGAAGAACGCAAAAGGATCGCAAGAGAAATTCACGATGGTCCCGCTCAAGCGATGGCAAATGTGTTATTAAAATCTGAGCTTTGCGAGAAATTGATAGCTAAAGATATTGAACAGGCAAAAATTGAGCTTAAAAATTTAAAAGACATTGTTCAGCAGTCTTTAAAAGAAGTCAGAAAAATAATTTATGATTTAAGACCTTCTGCTCTTGATGATTTAGGGCTTATTCCTGCACTTTCACGGTACATAAAAAACTTTTCAGAAGAAACAGGAATTTTTGTAGATTTTACTGTTTTGTCGGATTACAAGAGGCTCAGTCCTGAAATAGAAATAACTTGTTTTAGAGTAGTTCAGGAAGCTTTGACAAATATTAAAAAGCACTCCAAGGCTGAGCATGCTTCTATAAAATTTGAGTTTGGAATGCGCTTTATAAGTATAATCATTAAAGATGATGGCATTGGATTTGATAAGGAAAATGTGGAACAGGGATATGGATTGATGGGGATGAAGGAAAGAGTAGAGATTTTAAACGGTAAATTTGAGATAAGCAGCTTTAAAAATAAAGGAACTCAAATTTACATTTCTATACCTATAAGGGGTGTTGAAGATGATCAAGTTATTGGTGGCTGA
- a CDS encoding DUF523 domain-containing protein produces MYLVSACLAGINCKYDGGNNLKEEIKKLVGEGKAILVCPEQLGGLPTPRLPSEIRGDKVFDIEGKEVTENFYRGAYETLKIAKMYGITQAIFKAKSPSCGCGKIYDGTFSGNLIEGDGITTRVLRKHGISVMTEHDFYKMIKNE; encoded by the coding sequence ATGTACCTTGTCAGTGCGTGTCTTGCAGGCATAAATTGCAAATACGATGGAGGAAACAACTTAAAAGAAGAGATAAAAAAATTGGTGGGAGAAGGCAAGGCTATCTTGGTATGTCCAGAGCAGTTAGGGGGGCTTCCAACTCCTCGATTGCCTTCCGAAATAAGAGGGGACAAAGTATTTGACATTGAAGGCAAGGAAGTAACAGAGAATTTTTACAGAGGAGCCTACGAAACCTTAAAAATAGCTAAAATGTACGGTATAACACAAGCTATTTTTAAAGCCAAAAGTCCTTCTTGTGGTTGTGGCAAAATTTATGATGGAACTTTTTCTGGAAATTTGATTGAAGGAGATGGGATAACCACAAGAGTGTTGAGGAAACATGGGATTTCTGTGATGACAGAACATGACTTTTATAAAATGATAAAAAATGAGTAA
- a CDS encoding DUF3343 domain-containing protein codes for MKYGLIVFYSYQHGLMTEKILKKNSIPVEFVPTPRSITNSCSHSLKFGIEYTKVIKDILQRINIPYKGIYEVEKTYSGYEVINIL; via the coding sequence GTGAAATATGGATTGATTGTCTTTTACTCCTATCAACACGGCTTGATGACAGAAAAAATTTTAAAAAAGAATAGCATTCCTGTGGAATTTGTGCCTACTCCAAGGAGCATAACCAACAGTTGTAGTCATTCTTTAAAGTTTGGTATAGAATACACTAAAGTCATAAAAGATATCCTGCAAAGAATAAATATTCCCTATAAAGGAATATACGAAGTAGAAAAAACTTATTCTGGTTACGAAGTGATAAATATTCTTTAA
- the yunB gene encoding sporulation protein YunB gives MRRKKWGSRRTNSFYIYLLYAAIVLLIFYYFTEYRLKPAIIAVSDTLARETAVNTINNAINEKVLKGIEYKDLIYVRTDNNGKISMLQANTIEMNLLASKVTKEVKENLNNLGPLYAKIPLGSVFSTDLFANAGPKIKVGLLPVGAVDVDFSSQFEPAGINQTRHRIYLDIQTTIRIIAPLASDKITVTLHMPIAESIIVGDVPNSYVDVNGDKYTVPVPSESGSKINIQK, from the coding sequence TTGAGAAGGAAAAAGTGGGGCTCAAGGCGGACTAATTCGTTTTACATATATTTACTTTATGCAGCTATTGTATTATTAATTTTCTACTATTTTACAGAATATAGGTTAAAACCGGCAATTATAGCGGTGAGTGATACTTTAGCCAGAGAAACAGCAGTAAATACCATAAATAATGCCATAAATGAGAAAGTGCTAAAAGGAATAGAATACAAGGACTTAATTTATGTAAGAACAGACAATAATGGAAAAATATCTATGCTACAGGCGAATACCATAGAGATGAACCTTTTAGCTTCAAAGGTTACTAAAGAAGTAAAAGAAAATCTCAATAATTTGGGCCCTTTGTACGCCAAAATTCCTTTAGGTTCAGTTTTTTCTACAGATTTGTTTGCTAATGCAGGACCTAAGATAAAAGTAGGGCTTTTGCCAGTAGGAGCGGTGGATGTGGATTTTAGTTCACAATTTGAACCAGCTGGCATAAATCAGACGAGACATAGGATATATTTAGACATACAGACTACTATAAGGATAATTGCACCTCTCGCATCAGATAAAATAACCGTTACTCTTCACATGCCTATAGCCGAAAGCATAATAGTAGGAGATGTGCCAAATAGTTATGTGGACGTAAATGGAGATAAGTATACTGTACCAGTGCCTTCAGAATCAGGTTCAAAAATAAATATACAAAAATAA
- a CDS encoding cell division protein ZapA: MELNKVTVTINGNEYILKSDYPEEHVIKLANYVDNVIKELSESYKKLSQQHLLILAALNIADELFIAKEENNAIKKEMLSLKAEINEKNQYIMQLEDELSKTKEELLNTQEEFRQFIETFDKEE, encoded by the coding sequence GTGGAACTCAATAAAGTTACTGTAACTATAAATGGAAATGAATACATATTGAAATCTGATTATCCTGAAGAGCATGTCATAAAGCTTGCTAATTATGTAGATAATGTAATTAAAGAGTTATCTGAAAGCTATAAAAAGTTGTCACAGCAGCATTTGCTGATATTGGCTGCTTTAAATATTGCAGATGAACTTTTTATAGCAAAAGAGGAGAATAATGCTATCAAAAAAGAAATGTTATCATTAAAGGCGGAGATTAATGAAAAAAATCAATACATAATGCAGTTAGAAGATGAACTTTCAAAAACCAAAGAAGAACTTTTAAATACTCAAGAGGAGTTTCGCCAATTTATAGAAACATTTGATAAAGAGGAATAA
- a CDS encoding DUF3656 domain-containing U32 family peptidase: MKKVELLAPAGNFEALVSAVNEGCDAVYLGGKNFGARAYAVNFDNKSLKAAVEFCHLRDVKVYVTVNTLILNEEFKELVDYLDFLYAIGVDAVIVQDIGVLKLLKEYYPDLKVHASTQMTVHNLEGVQELAEQGISRVILSRELTLKEIKHIAYNYSPLEIEVFVHGALCVSYSGQCFMSSLIGGRSGNRGKCAQPCRLKYSLVNKEGKVLKKDLHLLSMVDLCTLEYLPQLVEAGVSSFKIEGRMKNAEYVASVVRAYRNAIDSFYKGDHFDYNKAIEEMSRIFNRGFSTGYLFEDKPSKMSYITPKNTGVAVAKVIETKPKDAKLQLIRDIAKGDGISDIKGENGQKVDVIIKNGKTVDRAYAGDIIEIPLKFFVQKGDILNKTYDVLLNNELKNLAPKKLPIEVYAVLKKSQPLYLKVKEGMHQVETCSEERAQPALKTSIDRKFLIDKLSQINDTPFYVDKIHVEVEDGLYMSVKNIKETRRKAIETLEKLKIESCKRETKRTPFELPEFKSKNTKDVTLTFYTDKINHLKIACDLGIKYVYFNYKFDISLFKKALEWAQNFDTTVIPAFPSILREEINDVKMQLDLLKYLNVKKVLISNLGLYHIAKDYDFELFIDYPMNIFNSLSVEYFKPYAVTLSYELTLEQMKDIIKRSDVKFEAVVYGRLPLMTMEYCPIRNTIGCDKKRCEEGYYFLKDRKGRLMPLKNDGFCRIQILNSDVLFMVQYLNQLKEAGLSFLRINDTIEEDEEIKEVLKLHIKALEGENIQIPHGKYTKGHFYRGVL, encoded by the coding sequence ATGAAAAAAGTTGAGTTATTAGCTCCAGCAGGGAACTTTGAAGCGTTAGTAAGTGCAGTAAATGAAGGATGTGATGCGGTATATTTAGGTGGCAAAAACTTTGGAGCAAGGGCATATGCTGTAAATTTTGACAATAAATCCTTAAAAGCTGCTGTGGAGTTTTGCCACTTAAGGGATGTCAAAGTATATGTTACGGTTAATACCCTTATATTAAATGAAGAGTTTAAAGAGCTTGTAGACTATCTGGATTTTTTGTATGCAATAGGTGTTGATGCAGTTATTGTCCAAGATATAGGAGTGTTAAAGCTTTTAAAAGAATATTATCCCGATTTAAAAGTTCATGCCAGCACGCAGATGACAGTTCACAATTTGGAAGGAGTCCAAGAATTAGCTGAGCAAGGCATTTCGCGTGTAATTTTGTCAAGAGAGCTTACTTTAAAAGAGATAAAACATATAGCTTATAATTATTCTCCTCTTGAAATAGAAGTATTTGTCCACGGAGCTCTTTGCGTCAGTTATTCTGGACAATGTTTTATGAGTAGCTTAATAGGCGGAAGAAGTGGCAACAGGGGTAAATGTGCCCAACCTTGCCGTTTAAAATATTCTCTTGTGAACAAAGAAGGAAAAGTTTTAAAAAAGGATTTACATCTTTTGAGCATGGTGGACTTGTGTACACTAGAATACTTGCCCCAACTTGTTGAAGCTGGTGTTTCTTCTTTTAAGATAGAGGGCAGGATGAAAAACGCTGAGTATGTCGCATCAGTCGTGAGAGCTTACAGAAATGCCATTGACAGTTTTTATAAAGGAGATCATTTTGACTACAATAAGGCAATAGAAGAGATGTCAAGGATTTTCAACAGAGGTTTTTCAACGGGATATCTTTTTGAAGACAAGCCTTCAAAAATGAGTTATATCACTCCCAAAAATACAGGTGTTGCTGTAGCAAAGGTAATTGAAACAAAACCAAAGGATGCAAAATTGCAACTTATTAGGGATATTGCAAAAGGAGACGGCATTTCTGATATAAAAGGAGAAAACGGCCAAAAAGTAGATGTAATAATAAAGAATGGCAAAACTGTAGATAGGGCTTACGCTGGTGATATAATCGAAATACCTTTAAAATTTTTTGTTCAAAAAGGAGATATATTAAATAAAACTTATGATGTACTGCTGAATAATGAGTTAAAAAACTTAGCACCTAAAAAACTTCCTATAGAAGTTTACGCTGTATTAAAAAAATCGCAACCTTTGTATTTAAAAGTTAAAGAAGGGATGCATCAAGTAGAAACTTGCAGTGAAGAGAGAGCACAACCGGCTCTAAAAACTTCTATTGACAGAAAATTTTTGATTGATAAACTCAGCCAAATAAATGATACACCTTTTTATGTTGATAAAATACATGTAGAAGTAGAGGACGGCCTTTACATGTCAGTTAAAAATATAAAAGAAACGCGAAGAAAAGCGATTGAAACGTTAGAAAAGTTAAAGATTGAGTCTTGTAAAAGAGAAACTAAAAGGACTCCTTTTGAGTTGCCGGAATTCAAAAGCAAAAATACAAAGGATGTGACTTTGACTTTTTATACTGACAAAATAAACCATTTAAAAATAGCATGCGATTTAGGTATAAAATACGTGTATTTCAATTACAAATTTGACATAAGCCTTTTTAAAAAGGCTTTGGAATGGGCGCAGAATTTCGATACAACTGTTATACCTGCTTTTCCTTCTATACTGAGAGAGGAAATAAATGATGTTAAAATGCAATTGGACCTTCTTAAATATTTGAATGTAAAGAAGGTTTTAATTTCTAATCTAGGACTTTACCACATTGCAAAAGACTACGATTTTGAACTGTTTATTGACTATCCAATGAATATCTTTAACAGTCTAAGTGTGGAATATTTTAAACCTTATGCTGTGACTTTGTCTTATGAGCTTACATTGGAACAGATGAAAGACATTATAAAAAGAAGTGATGTTAAATTTGAAGCTGTGGTATATGGAAGGCTTCCTCTCATGACAATGGAATACTGCCCTATAAGAAATACAATAGGGTGCGATAAAAAAAGGTGTGAGGAAGGTTACTATTTTCTCAAAGATAGAAAAGGGAGGCTTATGCCTCTTAAAAATGACGGTTTTTGCAGAATACAAATACTCAATTCAGATGTGCTCTTCATGGTTCAATATTTAAATCAGCTTAAAGAGGCAGGCCTTTCATTTTTGAGAATTAATGATACAATAGAAGAAGATGAAGAGATAAAAGAGGTTTTAAAATTACACATAAAAGCGTTAGAAGGCGAGAATATTCAAATTCCACATGGGAAATATACTAAAGGACATTTTTACAGAGGAGTTTTGTGA
- a CDS encoding aminopeptidase, with translation MEEKDLKEIEKRLGYKNVDAWTKLSEEEKEKVYQFAEEYKAFMAECKTERETTDKIIEMAEKKGFINIEQVTNLKPGSKVYYNNKGKSVVLAVIGKESMQKGIKAVAAHIDSPRIDLKPNPMYEEGGLALFKTHYYGGIKKYQWVTIPLALHGVIVKANGEKINIVVGEDENDPVLYITDLLPHLGKDQLEKKVGEAITGEALNAVIGSIPLSEEVSVKPNILKYLNEKYGIVEEDFLSAELELVPAYKPRDIGFDRSMIGAYGQDDRVCAYTTLRAILELDVPEKTVVAIFADKEEIGSMGNTGLQSRFFENSIAEILEKYEGSTDIKLRRVLANSELLSADVNAAFDPTYPEVSEKQNSAYLGKGVCITKYTGSRGKGGSNDANAEFVGKIRKLFNENGVVWQSGELGKVDMGGGGTVAQFVANYGMEVLDCGVALLSMHAPYELSSKVDVYMAYKAYKVFMEKE, from the coding sequence ATGGAAGAAAAAGATTTGAAAGAAATCGAGAAGCGCTTGGGCTACAAAAACGTAGATGCTTGGACAAAACTTTCAGAGGAAGAAAAGGAAAAAGTTTATCAATTTGCGGAAGAATACAAGGCTTTTATGGCGGAATGTAAGACCGAAAGAGAAACTACTGACAAAATAATAGAAATGGCTGAGAAAAAAGGGTTCATCAATATTGAGCAAGTCACCAATTTAAAACCAGGCAGCAAGGTGTATTACAACAACAAAGGCAAGTCAGTAGTTTTGGCTGTTATCGGCAAAGAATCAATGCAAAAAGGTATAAAAGCTGTGGCAGCCCACATAGATTCTCCTAGAATTGATTTGAAGCCCAATCCCATGTACGAAGAAGGCGGATTAGCTTTATTTAAAACCCATTATTATGGGGGAATCAAAAAATATCAATGGGTAACTATTCCTTTAGCACTTCACGGAGTAATTGTAAAAGCAAATGGAGAAAAAATAAACATCGTAGTAGGGGAAGATGAAAATGATCCGGTTCTCTACATAACAGATTTGCTGCCTCACCTTGGAAAAGACCAGCTGGAGAAAAAAGTGGGAGAGGCCATAACAGGAGAGGCGTTAAACGCTGTAATAGGGAGCATTCCCCTTTCTGAAGAAGTGAGTGTCAAACCCAATATTTTAAAGTATTTAAATGAAAAATACGGCATAGTAGAAGAAGATTTTTTAAGTGCAGAACTGGAACTGGTTCCTGCTTATAAACCTCGCGATATAGGCTTTGACAGAAGCATGATTGGAGCTTACGGTCAAGATGATAGAGTTTGTGCATATACAACTTTACGAGCTATCCTTGAGCTTGACGTTCCAGAAAAGACGGTTGTAGCTATATTTGCAGATAAAGAAGAAATAGGCAGTATGGGCAATACTGGTTTGCAATCAAGATTTTTTGAAAATTCTATTGCTGAGATATTGGAAAAATATGAAGGAAGCACTGATATTAAGTTGAGAAGAGTGCTGGCTAATTCTGAACTTTTATCAGCTGATGTCAATGCTGCATTTGATCCTACTTATCCAGAAGTTAGCGAAAAACAAAATTCTGCTTATTTAGGAAAAGGTGTTTGCATTACTAAATATACAGGTTCAAGAGGCAAAGGCGGTTCTAACGATGCCAATGCTGAATTTGTTGGTAAGATAAGAAAGCTTTTTAATGAAAATGGAGTGGTATGGCAGTCTGGTGAGCTTGGCAAAGTTGACATGGGGGGCGGCGGAACTGTAGCACAGTTTGTAGCAAATTACGGTATGGAAGTTTTGGACTGCGGTGTTGCTCTTTTAAGCATGCACGCACCTTATGAATTGTCTTCTAAAGTAGATGTGTATATGGCTTACAAAGCTTACAAAGTGTTTATGGAAAAGGAATAA
- a CDS encoding endonuclease MutS2 — protein MVRAINNKTAKSLEFDKIVNLIKDYCDSELGKQKAINIQIKKDAEDINKDLDILNEAVSFMSSYGGISFEFDDVTDFMKKAELDSILYNKELLKIKRVLSLVSRIKGYFKNLDDSERFLRLKDYNRKLIPVKELEKKIDSIIISEEEIADDASPLLKSLRRQKLNINEKIKATLNSIISSRQKELQEPIITIRQGRYVVPVKHEYRGVFKGIVHDQSSSGATLFIEPMQVVDLNNELRQLEIKEQQEIQRILQELSQDVKENAKTLYNDIEVLAELDFIFAKAKYSLKLNATRPEINTMGYINLKKARHPLISPDTVVPIDIHIGDQFNTLVITGPNTGGKTVTLKTVGLLTLMTMAGLNIPAEEKSQVSVFEEVFVDIGDEQSIEQSLSTFSSHMTNIVSILKKVNKNCLVLMDELGAGTDPVEGAALAMSILDTLHKIGAKTIATTHYSELKQYALKTEGVENASVEFDVETLKPTYRLLIGLPGKSNAFEISKRLGLTEEIIENARRYISGEALKFEDIITDLETKRKELERANHEIAVLKRDIEALKEELEKEKKKLQAEKDKIINNAKEKARKIIQDAKATADEIIDKIKEAEKAESKDRIIQTVREKIKKNMEELEREISTPKEITYSKIPDRVKEGQTVYIVPLDQNGIVLSPPDKSGNVEVQAGILKMNVHISNLRIVEDSQEEEAKKGYSRFINEKSQTVSTSIDLRGKNLDDALIEVEKYIDDAYLAGLKQVTIIHGRGTGTLRAGIFQFLRGNKYVKSFRLGKYGEGGDGVTIVELSEK, from the coding sequence ATGGTGAGGGCGATTAACAATAAAACTGCAAAAAGTCTTGAATTTGACAAAATAGTCAATCTCATTAAAGATTATTGCGATTCAGAGTTAGGTAAACAAAAAGCGATAAATATCCAAATAAAAAAAGATGCGGAAGATATAAATAAAGACCTTGATATTTTAAATGAAGCCGTATCTTTTATGTCTTCTTATGGTGGCATTTCTTTTGAATTTGATGATGTGACGGACTTTATGAAAAAAGCTGAGCTTGATTCTATACTTTACAACAAAGAGCTTTTAAAGATAAAGAGAGTCTTAAGTTTAGTAAGTCGTATAAAAGGATATTTTAAAAATCTTGATGATAGTGAGAGATTTTTAAGATTGAAAGACTACAACAGAAAATTGATACCTGTTAAAGAATTAGAAAAGAAAATTGACAGTATTATTATTTCAGAGGAGGAAATTGCAGATGATGCATCGCCTTTGCTTAAAAGTCTAAGAAGGCAAAAATTGAACATAAACGAAAAAATAAAAGCTACTTTAAATTCAATAATATCCAGCCGACAAAAAGAGCTTCAAGAGCCTATAATAACGATAAGACAGGGTAGATACGTTGTACCGGTAAAACATGAATACCGGGGTGTTTTTAAAGGAATTGTCCATGACCAATCTTCCAGTGGAGCTACTCTTTTTATTGAACCTATGCAAGTAGTCGATTTAAACAACGAGCTGAGGCAGTTGGAGATAAAAGAACAACAAGAAATACAGCGGATACTTCAAGAATTATCACAAGATGTTAAGGAAAATGCTAAAACTTTGTATAATGACATAGAAGTACTTGCTGAGTTAGATTTTATTTTTGCGAAAGCCAAGTATTCTTTGAAGTTAAATGCCACAAGGCCAGAAATAAACACAATGGGATATATAAATTTAAAAAAAGCAAGGCATCCTCTCATAAGTCCGGATACAGTAGTGCCAATAGACATACACATTGGGGACCAGTTTAATACACTTGTTATAACTGGACCAAACACTGGCGGCAAAACTGTCACTTTAAAAACAGTGGGGCTTTTGACTCTCATGACTATGGCAGGGCTTAATATTCCTGCAGAAGAAAAATCGCAGGTATCTGTCTTTGAGGAGGTTTTTGTAGATATAGGGGATGAGCAAAGTATTGAGCAAAGCTTAAGCACTTTTTCTTCTCACATGACAAACATTGTAAGTATTCTCAAAAAAGTTAACAAAAATTGTCTCGTGCTGATGGATGAGTTGGGGGCAGGGACTGACCCTGTCGAAGGTGCGGCTTTAGCTATGAGCATTCTTGATACGCTGCATAAAATTGGCGCAAAGACCATAGCTACTACCCATTACAGCGAGCTAAAGCAGTACGCATTAAAGACTGAAGGAGTGGAAAACGCCAGTGTTGAATTTGACGTTGAAACGTTAAAACCCACCTACAGGCTTTTGATAGGGCTTCCGGGTAAAAGTAACGCCTTTGAAATATCTAAAAGGCTAGGGCTTACAGAAGAAATTATAGAGAATGCCAGAAGATATATATCAGGAGAAGCTTTAAAATTTGAGGATATAATAACAGACCTTGAGACCAAAAGAAAAGAGTTAGAGAGAGCAAACCACGAAATAGCAGTTTTAAAAAGAGATATAGAGGCTTTAAAAGAAGAGTTGGAAAAGGAGAAGAAAAAATTACAAGCAGAGAAAGATAAAATAATAAACAATGCAAAAGAAAAAGCACGAAAAATAATACAAGATGCCAAAGCTACTGCTGATGAAATAATTGATAAAATAAAAGAAGCAGAAAAAGCGGAAAGCAAAGACAGAATTATACAAACTGTGAGAGAAAAAATAAAGAAAAATATGGAGGAATTAGAGCGTGAGATTTCCACCCCCAAAGAGATTACTTACAGTAAGATTCCTGACAGAGTAAAGGAAGGGCAAACTGTGTATATAGTACCTCTTGACCAGAATGGGATAGTATTGTCTCCTCCCGATAAATCCGGAAATGTAGAAGTGCAAGCAGGAATTTTGAAGATGAATGTTCATATAAGCAATTTGAGAATTGTGGAGGACTCGCAAGAAGAGGAAGCTAAAAAAGGTTACAGCAGGTTTATAAACGAAAAGTCTCAGACTGTAAGTACTTCAATAGATTTGAGAGGGAAAAATTTAGATGATGCCTTAATAGAAGTTGAGAAATACATAGATGATGCTTATTTAGCGGGACTCAAGCAAGTTACAATAATTCATGGAAGAGGTACAGGGACATTAAGGGCTGGAATATTTCAATTTTTGCGGGGAAACAAATATGTCAAGTCTTTTAGATTAGGCAAATACGGTGAAGGTGGCGACGGAGTTACAATAGTGGAATTGAGTGAAAAGTAG
- a CDS encoding response regulator, producing MIKLLVADDHALIRKGLVQLIEMEKDIKVISQASNGEEAYKLTKELKPDLVLMDVNMPIINGIKAAKMLKEEKHQTKILFLTIYNDREYLVEALKLGVEGYILKDAEYDDLIKAIRIIYNGGVYIHPSLMEEIDNVDHENLKKELTAREIEILTLISKGYSNKEIAQKLFLSEKTVKNHVYNIFKKLDVKDRTKAAIYMLKNGTILQN from the coding sequence ATGATCAAGTTATTGGTGGCTGATGACCATGCCTTAATACGAAAAGGGTTAGTTCAGCTTATTGAAATGGAAAAAGACATAAAGGTCATCTCGCAAGCTTCTAATGGGGAAGAGGCGTATAAGCTTACAAAAGAGTTGAAACCAGATTTGGTTCTTATGGATGTAAATATGCCAATAATCAATGGTATAAAGGCAGCTAAAATGCTGAAAGAAGAAAAACATCAAACAAAGATTTTGTTTTTGACGATATATAACGATAGGGAATATTTGGTGGAAGCGCTTAAACTGGGAGTAGAAGGGTACATATTGAAAGATGCTGAATATGACGACCTCATAAAAGCAATAAGAATCATCTACAATGGAGGAGTTTACATTCATCCTTCTTTAATGGAAGAAATAGATAATGTAGACCACGAAAATTTGAAGAAAGAACTAACGGCAAGAGAGATAGAAATTCTTACGCTCATTTCAAAAGGCTATAGCAATAAAGAAATTGCCCAAAAATTATTTTTGAGCGAAAAAACAGTAAAAAATCACGTTTACAATATTTTCAAAAAATTGGATGTAAAAGATAGGACTAAAGCGGCCATATATATGCTAAAAAATGGAACAATTTTACAAAATTGA
- a CDS encoding CAP domain-containing protein codes for MKAKSFITILVAVTAILTASTANASIFYSYEYFAKNIVTFKIPAYNYQIYNYQANNFITLNYPKYYSYDNLKIQKNLTPFKTTNYNTTDVNNAENLKPQQTTNNSLTKEENTLIELINKERTSRNLKALEVDENLCKVAKLKAEDMKENNYFSHNSPIYASPFDMMKKFGIKYYAAGENIALNSDVIKAHYSLMNSDGHRANILNPYYNKIGIGVVKNKEGNGVIVVELFIKE; via the coding sequence ATGAAAGCAAAATCATTTATAACAATATTGGTAGCAGTAACCGCAATTTTGACAGCGAGTACTGCTAATGCTTCTATCTTTTATTCTTACGAGTATTTTGCAAAAAACATAGTAACTTTTAAAATACCAGCTTATAATTACCAAATTTATAATTATCAAGCAAATAATTTTATAACTTTAAACTATCCAAAATATTACTCTTACGACAACCTAAAAATTCAAAAAAATTTAACTCCTTTTAAAACAACAAATTATAATACCACTGATGTAAATAATGCAGAAAATTTAAAACCGCAGCAAACAACTAATAATTCATTAACAAAAGAAGAAAATACCTTAATAGAATTGATAAACAAAGAAAGAACCAGTCGCAATTTAAAAGCTCTTGAAGTAGACGAGAATCTTTGTAAAGTTGCTAAATTAAAAGCCGAAGACATGAAAGAAAACAATTATTTTTCTCACAATTCGCCCATTTATGCTTCTCCTTTTGACATGATGAAAAAGTTCGGAATAAAGTATTATGCTGCAGGAGAAAATATAGCTTTAAACTCAGATGTTATAAAAGCTCACTATTCTTTAATGAATTCAGACGGGCACAGAGCAAACATTTTGAACCCTTATTATAATAAAATTGGGATAGGAGTAGTAAAAAACAAAGAGGGTAATGGAGTAATAGTCGTTGAACTGTTTATAAAGGAATAA